The following coding sequences lie in one Mercenaria mercenaria strain notata chromosome 5, MADL_Memer_1, whole genome shotgun sequence genomic window:
- the LOC128556941 gene encoding testis-expressed protein 26-like isoform X1, with amino-acid sequence MAAAVMTGPVNYTMLNTETRLGEDTIGPGLTEDLQKFYERADSFNDKAKCLELLNSITLGDTAQRSTVKRPYTAAPVFGGDHSKNFLSPYQTSYNRDYPLKQPIDTVALRPMTSQGFAPQMGPGPDTHYENEFKNKPIRSTTPLRPGSSTGNRANNPHPPQSFLVWKFPRGGWKNTEGGRWSEEMTDEKIKQVHRRLCQSTYQSDYLGSPQGFELKSAYSLPPDWKENVPYTLDSVQRYCYQKTTNPEELQLPVNRYGSNRKKHIAASGTIPTASSRHKHIRNRTTYDRHYNDNSDAVTQQIRDVGHKLGAEALRKYYEAASGDDRVMAKHLLEAYGGRRLPPTPVQTPPQAPLVARPPSARPPTRISHRSNTPASTPVTPPYVPLPPAKDPNATRMSFNVYSPPQALH; translated from the exons ATGGCGGCCGCCGTAATGACTGGCCCTGTAAATTATACAATGTTAAATACAGAAACAAGG CTCGGAGAGGACACTATTGGACCGGGTTTAACAGAAGACTTGCAAAAGTTCTATGAAAGGGCAGATTCATTTAATGACAAGGCGAAATGTTTGGAATTATTAAATTCAATAACTTTAGGGGATACTGCTCAAAGAAGTACAGTGAAACGGCCGTATACAGCCGCCCCAGTATTCG GTGGAGATCATTCGAAAAATTTCCTTAGTCCATACCAAACGTCTTACAACCGAGACTACCCACTGAAACAGCCCATAGACACTGTAGCTCTCAG ACCGATGACTTCACAAGGATTTGCACCTCAGATGGGTCCCGGACCGGACACCCACTATGAAAACGAGTTCAAAAATAAGCCGATAAGATCAACAACTCCACTGAGGCCCGGTTCATCTACAGGAAATAGGGCCAACAATCCACATCCGCCACAG tcaTTTCTAGTTTGGAAATTCCCTCGAGGAGGATGGAAGAACACGGAGGGTGGCCGCTGGTCAGAGGAAATGACGGATGAAAAAATCAAGCAGGTGCATAGAAGACTATGCCAGTCCACGTACCAGTCCGACTATTTAGGTTCTCCACAAG GTTTTGAGCTAAAATCCGCGTACTCACTACCGCCAGACTGGAAAGAGAACGTTCCTTACACACTTGATTCAGTACAGAGGTATTGCTACCAGAAAACGACCAACCCGGAGGAGCTTCAACTGCCAGTTAACAGATATGGCAGCAACAGAAAGAAGCATATTGCTGCCAGTGGCACTA TTCCCACAGCATCTAGTCGGCACAAGCATATACGTAACAGAACAACGTATGATCGCCACTACAATGATAATTCCGACGCTGTAACGCAACAAATACGAGACGTCGGACATAAACTTGGAGCCGAGGCTCTCCGAAAATACTACGAGGCAGCTTCCGGCGACG ATCGAGTCATGGCTAAACATCTTCTAGAGGCTTACGGCGGGCGTCGGTTACCGCCGACGCCTGTCCAAACACCACCACAGGCTCCCTTAGTCGCCCGTCCGCCGTCGGCAAGACCGCCGACAAGAATTTCACATAGGTCAAATACGCCGGCTAGCACTCCAGTTACCCCACCATATGTGCCTCTGCCCCCGGCTAAAGACCCAAATGCTACTAGAATGTCTTTCAATGTTTATTCTCCACCGCAGGCGTTACATTGA
- the LOC128556941 gene encoding testis-expressed protein 26-like isoform X3, which translates to MESLNRGGDHSKNFLSPYQTSYNRDYPLKQPIDTVALRPMTSQGFAPQMGPGPDTHYENEFKNKPIRSTTPLRPGSSTGNRANNPHPPQSFLVWKFPRGGWKNTEGGRWSEEMTDEKIKQVHRRLCQSTYQSDYLGSPQGFELKSAYSLPPDWKENVPYTLDSVQRYCYQKTTNPEELQLPVNRYGSNRKKHIAASGTIPTASSRHKHIRNRTTYDRHYNDNSDAVTQQIRDVGHKLGAEALRKYYEAASGDDRVMAKHLLEAYGGRRLPPTPVQTPPQAPLVARPPSARPPTRISHRSNTPASTPVTPPYVPLPPAKDPNATRMSFNVYSPPQALH; encoded by the exons ATGGAGAGTCTAAACAGAG GTGGAGATCATTCGAAAAATTTCCTTAGTCCATACCAAACGTCTTACAACCGAGACTACCCACTGAAACAGCCCATAGACACTGTAGCTCTCAG ACCGATGACTTCACAAGGATTTGCACCTCAGATGGGTCCCGGACCGGACACCCACTATGAAAACGAGTTCAAAAATAAGCCGATAAGATCAACAACTCCACTGAGGCCCGGTTCATCTACAGGAAATAGGGCCAACAATCCACATCCGCCACAG tcaTTTCTAGTTTGGAAATTCCCTCGAGGAGGATGGAAGAACACGGAGGGTGGCCGCTGGTCAGAGGAAATGACGGATGAAAAAATCAAGCAGGTGCATAGAAGACTATGCCAGTCCACGTACCAGTCCGACTATTTAGGTTCTCCACAAG GTTTTGAGCTAAAATCCGCGTACTCACTACCGCCAGACTGGAAAGAGAACGTTCCTTACACACTTGATTCAGTACAGAGGTATTGCTACCAGAAAACGACCAACCCGGAGGAGCTTCAACTGCCAGTTAACAGATATGGCAGCAACAGAAAGAAGCATATTGCTGCCAGTGGCACTA TTCCCACAGCATCTAGTCGGCACAAGCATATACGTAACAGAACAACGTATGATCGCCACTACAATGATAATTCCGACGCTGTAACGCAACAAATACGAGACGTCGGACATAAACTTGGAGCCGAGGCTCTCCGAAAATACTACGAGGCAGCTTCCGGCGACG ATCGAGTCATGGCTAAACATCTTCTAGAGGCTTACGGCGGGCGTCGGTTACCGCCGACGCCTGTCCAAACACCACCACAGGCTCCCTTAGTCGCCCGTCCGCCGTCGGCAAGACCGCCGACAAGAATTTCACATAGGTCAAATACGCCGGCTAGCACTCCAGTTACCCCACCATATGTGCCTCTGCCCCCGGCTAAAGACCCAAATGCTACTAGAATGTCTTTCAATGTTTATTCTCCACCGCAGGCGTTACATTGA
- the LOC128556941 gene encoding testis-expressed protein 26-like isoform X2 translates to MAAAVMTGPVNYTMLNTETRLGEDTIGPGLTEDLQKFYERADSFNDKAKCLELLNSITLGDTAQRSTVKRPYTAAPVFGGDHSKNFLSPYQTSYNRDYPLKQPIDTVALRPMTSQGFAPQMGPGPDTHYENEFKNKPIRSTTPLRPGSSTGNRANNPHPPQSFLVWKFPRGGWKNTEGGRWSEEMTDEKIKQVHRRLCQSTYQSDYLGSPQGFELKSAYSLPPDWKENVPYTLDSVQRYCYQKTTNPEELQLPVNRYGSNRKKHIAASGTIPTASSRHKHIRNRTTYDRHYNDNSDAVTQQIRDVGHKLGAEALRKYYEAASGDERVAKRPRTSSFLPPIETTVKRPHLVNADLCRVSQWAGPE, encoded by the exons ATGGCGGCCGCCGTAATGACTGGCCCTGTAAATTATACAATGTTAAATACAGAAACAAGG CTCGGAGAGGACACTATTGGACCGGGTTTAACAGAAGACTTGCAAAAGTTCTATGAAAGGGCAGATTCATTTAATGACAAGGCGAAATGTTTGGAATTATTAAATTCAATAACTTTAGGGGATACTGCTCAAAGAAGTACAGTGAAACGGCCGTATACAGCCGCCCCAGTATTCG GTGGAGATCATTCGAAAAATTTCCTTAGTCCATACCAAACGTCTTACAACCGAGACTACCCACTGAAACAGCCCATAGACACTGTAGCTCTCAG ACCGATGACTTCACAAGGATTTGCACCTCAGATGGGTCCCGGACCGGACACCCACTATGAAAACGAGTTCAAAAATAAGCCGATAAGATCAACAACTCCACTGAGGCCCGGTTCATCTACAGGAAATAGGGCCAACAATCCACATCCGCCACAG tcaTTTCTAGTTTGGAAATTCCCTCGAGGAGGATGGAAGAACACGGAGGGTGGCCGCTGGTCAGAGGAAATGACGGATGAAAAAATCAAGCAGGTGCATAGAAGACTATGCCAGTCCACGTACCAGTCCGACTATTTAGGTTCTCCACAAG GTTTTGAGCTAAAATCCGCGTACTCACTACCGCCAGACTGGAAAGAGAACGTTCCTTACACACTTGATTCAGTACAGAGGTATTGCTACCAGAAAACGACCAACCCGGAGGAGCTTCAACTGCCAGTTAACAGATATGGCAGCAACAGAAAGAAGCATATTGCTGCCAGTGGCACTA TTCCCACAGCATCTAGTCGGCACAAGCATATACGTAACAGAACAACGTATGATCGCCACTACAATGATAATTCCGACGCTGTAACGCAACAAATACGAGACGTCGGACATAAACTTGGAGCCGAGGCTCTCCGAAAATACTACGAGGCAGCTTCCGGCGACG AGCGCGTTGCTAAGCGACCAAGGACTTCGTCATTCCTACCACCAATAGAGACCACCGTGAAGCGACCGCACCTGGTGAATGCTGACCTGTGCCGTGTGTCTCAGTGGGCGGGGCCAGAATAA